ATATCTATTATTTTTAAAGATCTATATGATAAACAAATTAGTGCTAATGTTACAAATATAAAATTAAAAACTACTAATAATCCATTTGAAGTTATAAATGAAGCTATTATTTTTATTGAATTTAAAAATACTTCAACTAGTAAAACTAAAACTAATAAAATTAAGTTTACTGGTTTAAATACTAAAAACACAGTTGATAATTCAGGTCATAAAGTTTTAGATGAACTAGCATACTTTAATGGTGAAGCTGGATATACTAACTATACTAATTTAAGTCAAAAAGAAAGATTTAAATTTGATAATGATAAGTATATAAAAAGATTAGAGTCTGAATTTGGTGGTTCTAATATTGATATACAAAAATTTAGAGGTTTAGAAACTAATCAAGATAATATAAATAATTTTGATAAGCAAGCTGAATCAAGTAATTTTGATACTTATTATAATGCTGCTTTAAAAGGATTTACTTTACCTGTTTATAAAGATGGTAAGGTTAGCGGATTAAAAATTAATGATGCCTCAGAAACTATAAAAGGACCATCACCAATTGATTCATTAGGTAGAAATCAAAAAGCAAAAACTAATGGATTAGCTAGAACTATACCAAATAAAACCTATAAAACTGCTGCTATTCAAACTTTTCAAGTAAGCTTTAAAGGCTGAAAAGATTATGCTCAAGAAATAGCTGAAGCACAATATTATATAAAGTTGTTTGAAAAATGAACTGATGAGCAAATCAAAGCTTATATTGATAGACAATTATGACAATTAGAACAAAATCTTAAATATGATTTAAATTTAGTAGAAAAAGATATTGCTACAACTAGATCTGATTTAACTGGAGTAATTGCTGAACATAACAAAAAAAAGGCACGAATTCAATCTGAATTTGAACAAGAAAAGAAAAAAATATCTGCTTTAAATAAAAATGGATTAGTTCAATGACAAAAAGAAGAAATTGAAAAATATAAAAAGAAAAAAGAAGAAAAGATTTTTCAAACTTCAGAATCTGGAACTATGTGAATAATGGATTATATTAATGAAAGTAACAATAAAACTCCAACCAAGTTTTATTTTGGAACAAATTCACATGTTGCTAAAGCTATAAAAGATGATTTAGTTTCAGTTTCATTAACTAGAATTAATTCAGATATTAATGTTGGTCAAACTTTTAATATAAACAGTTTTGATAAAAACTTTACAACTTTTACATTTGAAGCTGAACATAATAATAAAATTAGTGATGCTGTTACTGCTATTTTTCATGCAACCGATTTTATCAATAATGATATTAATCCAGTTAACTTATTAGAATCTAGTCAAAAAGAAAAATATAAAGATGCTGGGATATTTGCTGATTTTGCTGTTATTGAAATAGATTTTGAAAAACTACTAAAGACTGATAATTACAAACGCTCTATTTGAAATGAAAAAACAGAAATTTCGTCTAAATCACCAACTAATCAAGATGAATTAATTAAAATGATTACTAATGATTATTCAAATAGTGAACAAAAAATTCAATTTGAATCTAATTCACTACTAGATCAAACGTTTTATAATACTTTTGATAGAAAGCTTGATTTTAACCATAATAAATCTGAAGATATACAAAAATATAAAGATCTAAATAGTTTTTATATTTTAGGTTATCCGTCTTCAAAAGAAGATCATTATTTAGAAAAATATTATGATCAAAAACAATTAGATTATCAAAAATATGACTTTTCATTATGAGTAAATAGTGAGTATAAATATTATAAAAACATAGTCAAAAAAGAAGGTTATACTAGTTCTTTTAAAGATTATGAATTAGATAAAGGAAACTTTTTATCATATCAAATCGGATATAGATCATTTATTGATAAACCAGGATTAACTGATGCATTTTTAGCAGCTCATAGAATCGGTAATGATTTATACACACTTTATGATAAAGATAAAAAAGAAGTTAAACGCTATTTTAATTATGGATTAGAAATACTACCAAGATTTTATGCTCCAAGTGGTGGAGCTAGTGGGTCTAGTGTTAGAACAAAAGACAATAAATTAATTGCAGTATTTCATGCAGCAAATTATGTTGCAAAAACTGGGTTAGCTGCAACATTTAGATCTAATGGTTATGATTATAAGAATTTATTTGGTAATTATAAATTAGGTCAATATGATTTAATTTATGGTGGTGGAAAAGATCAAATTAGTGGTAGATCTTATAGAGAAGTTATGCAAAAATTATATAAAGATAAAAAGAGTGCATTATTTGCTAATGGGTTTAACGAAATTCCTGAAAGTTTTAAATTTAATAATTAATAAAACAAAATAAAATATGAAAAATCCTTTAGCTAGTACTAAAGGATTTTTTAACTTAGATTTGATGTTGAATATATAAAAGAATTACTTTAAAATATCTAAGTTAATATATTGATCATATTAAATTTAATTTTGTGTTTAAGTTTTTTAATTTTTTATAATAATATAAATTAAATAAAAAATAGCTATTATATTAATTTTTAAGGAGAACAATAGTGTATTTTGTAAAAAAGAAAAAGAATAAAATTCTAGTGTATGCTTTATTAGCTAGTTTAATTACTTCTTTATCATTTGGTTCAGTTATATATTATTCATTTTCAGATGCAAATATTTCATTTGAAACTTCATCAAATGGAATAACTGATGCTGAATTAACTCCAGTTAATAATGCAACAAATGATGCTATTATTTCAAATAGAGATAATAAATTAAAACCAAGTCCTGAAAAAATTATTAAAGAATCTGAAAAACAAGAACCAAATAAACTAATAATTCCTAAAAAAGAAGAAAAGGAAATAAAAGAAGTAGCAAAACCTGAAATAAAACCAGAAATTATAAGACCAGAAACTTTAAAACCAAAACCAAGTCCAACTAGACTAAAAACTAAAATTACAATTAATGGAGTAACAGTTGATGCTGAAATTGAAGCTCCGCCTGGTTTTGTTGTTCAACCAAATGACAAAAGAAGAAATATAGCAAATCCAACAAAACCTTATCAAAATCATATAGTTGAAAAAATACTAAGTATTGAAGTAACAAATGAGTTAAGAAATAGTGTTATTAAAGATTCACTATCTGGTGGTGAGGGTTATGATAAAGGTGCTGGATTATTTAAAAATACACTAACAAATGTTATTAGTAGAGAAATTGATGAAAATAAAGGTGATATTCATAAAGCTTTAGAAAGTCTTGAAGCAATTTCAAATCAAAATTCTAACTTTTTTAATTCAAGTATTGAACGTTATAAAAGATTATTAGATTCAGATAAAGTAATAGAATATTTAAAACCTGATGCTAAAGTTCAATATCCTAAATTAAAAGGTGAGTTTAAAACTAAAACTCAAGAATATTTATGATTAATTCATAATTTAGATCAATCTAAATTTACAAAAATTGCATCAACTTCAGAAAAATATTTAAAAGAAGGTTTAACAATTTCACCAAGAAGCGCATTTATTAATGAGAATGGAGAAATTGATTCTCATGGATGAGGACCTCCTGATGCATATAATAGTGTAACTTCAAGATTACAAAGAGATAATTCAACTTATAGAGTTTTTGATTATGATCAATATTATAATAGATCATCAGATAGGATAGAAAATGGAACTTATCCTGGTTGAACTAAAACTGATGTAACTAATGAATTTACTTCTAGTTTTGGTTTTAAAAAAGGTGATGGAATCACAATTAGTAGATTAAAAAGAGATAAGCAAACTAATGTTGAAGGAAAAATTAATTCAGGTTTAGTTTTAGAATTAGATGTTTCAAATCCTACTGCTTATCAAAAATCTAAAGAATTAATAGAAAAATTTAAATCAAATCCAGAAAAAATTACTTCTTATAGAATTAAAAATATGGGTGAAATTAGTTCTGATCAAAAATTTATAGATATTTTATCAGCACTACCTGATGAAATTCCTCAATTAGAATTATTCTTTTCAGATAAAGCAACAAATACAGCTAGTTTAATTGCTTTAGAAAATAAAAAAATTAAAGAATTATCATTATATACAAATGGAAATTCATTAAAAAATTCTTGATCATATAACCCATTAGCTTTAAGAAATACTACTTGAATAAATACAATTGATTATAATGTTAGTGCTGAATATCCAAGTAATGCAAAAATATCAACTAGAATTACTTTTAACACTTTAGCATTTGATCAAATTGATTTTAAAGATAATAAATATGACAGAATTAATGATGGTTTAAGAATGGTTTATTATGCAAGAAATAATGAGCCATTTTTCCAAGGAGCCTATGGTCCAGGATTAAGTCCTGATCAAGCATTAGGTGATAATAGTTATCCAACTGGATTAGATTTTTCAAGAGTAAAAGGAATTAAATCATTAAAAGGACTAAGATTTGATGATGAATATAATTCATCAAATAAACCCAGAAAAATTGCTGAATTAACATTGTTTAATGATCAAAATTATTTTGAAATCTCAGCTGATGAATTAAATGATGCAAACTTAGAACATTTATCAACTGGACAAAATAATCCAATTAAACCAAAAATTAAATTTAGTAATGGTAGTGATACTGTAAAAATAAGAATTACAGGAACTACTATAACAGACCAAGCTCGACAAAATTTAGAAAAATACTTTGAATATAGTGATAGTTTAAAGGCTAATAATAAACAAATTGAAGTAGAAAATACTAATAGTGAGCTTGCAAACAAATTAAAAGGTTGAGGTTATAATGTTAGTCAAGCCTCAAATAAACAATTTACTTAAAAAACTATAAATTTATGAAAAAATGAAATAAATTATTAACACTACTATCTTTATCAAGTTTAGCTTTACCTTTAACTTTATTAGTTAGTTGTACTCCAGCTAATAAAAAAGCAATTACTAAATCTATAAATGATAAAGAATTTGTCGATTTAATTAATTCAATTAAAACTGAAGATGATCTTTTAAAATATGCAGATATTAAGTTTAAAAATTCTTTAGGATCTTATATTAATAAAGCTGATGTTATTCCTACAAAATTAGAAAAAAATCAAATTGAAATTACATTTAAAGATCAATATAAAAATCAAATTGATTCTGAAGTTGTAAATGTAATTACTAATAAAAGTAATGGATTTGCAACTATAAATGAAACTACACTTTATGTTGAATTTAAAAATAATAAAACAAATAAAACTAAATCTGTTAATTTTAAAGTTACTGGATTAAATAAAAATAATACATATGATGCTTCTGGAAATGTTATAAGTAATGGATTAGATTATTTTAATGGAGAAGCTGGTTATGTTTCATATACTAAAAAAGATCAAAAACAAAGATTTGAATTTGATAATAAAAAATATGTTAAAGCATTAGAAAATCAGGTTAATAACGGTTCAACTATTGATTTAAAAACATATAGAAATTTAGATACTAAACAAGAACATAAAGAAAAATTTGATAAATTAGCAAAAGAAAATAATTTTGATAGTTATTATAATGCTGCAATTAAGGGATTTACTTTACCTGTTTATAATGAAAAAGGTGAAGTTAGTGGGTTACAAATTAATGATGCACCTGAAGTTAATAAAGGACCTTCAGTAATTGATTCACTAGGAAGAGATCAATTTAAAACTAATGGTTTAGCTAGAACTATTCCAAATGAAGTTTATAAAACAGCCGCGATTCAAACTTATCAAGTAACTTTTAATTGATGAAAAGACTATAGTGAAGAAATAGAACAGGCTCAAGAATATATTGATTTATTTACTTCTTGAACTGAAGATCAAGTTAAAAATTATGTCGATAGACAATTGCATCAATTAGAATTAAATTTTAAAGATGATACTAGAGAAATAGAAAAACAATTAAAAGAAACACCAAGTGATAGAGAAGGTATTATAAAGACTTTAAATGAGCAAAAAGATAAAATAGAAGCTAAGTATAAAAAAGATTTAGATAAATTTAATAAATTAGACAAAAAAGGTCTAATTGATTGACAGCAAAAAGAGATAGAAGAATATAAAAAGAAAAAGAATCAAACTACTTTAAGAGCATCTGAATCTGGAACTATGTGAATAATGGATTATATTGATGAAAATAATCCAACTAAGTTTTATTTTGGAACAAATTCTCACGTTGCTAAAGCAATAAAAGATAATCTAGTTTCATTTTCTTTAACTAGACTTAATTCAGATATTAGTGTTGGTCAAACATTTAATTTAAATGGGTTTGATAAAAACTTTACTAAATTTGTTTTTGAAAAAAATGAAAATGGAACTAAATTAAATGACGCAGTTTCAGCAATTTTTCATGCAACTGATTTTATAAAAGATGATAGTAATCCACTTAAATATCTTGAACAGTCTCAAAAAGAGAAATACAAAGAAGCTGGAATATTTGCAGATTTTGCTGTTATTGAAGTCGATTTTTCAAAACTTTTAAATAATTCAAACTACAAATATTCAATTTGAAGTGAATCTAAGGAAATATCTAATCAATATCAAAATAAAAAAGAAGATTTAATTAGCTTAATTACTAATAATTATGCTAAAAGTAATAATAAAATTCAATTTGAGTCTGAATCATTGTTAGATGACAATAAGTATAAAACATTTGATAGAAAACTAGATTTTAATCCAAATATAGATAGTGAAGTAAAAGAATATACTGATTTAAATAGTCTTTATATTTTAGGATATCCAATAGCAGTTGAAGATTATTATTTAGATAAATATGAAGATTATAAACAATTACAAAATAGAGAATATGATTATTCTTTATGAGTAAATAGTGAATATAAATATTATAAAAACCTAGTTAAAAAAGAAGGAACTCCAAGTTCATTTAAAGAATATGAAACAAACAAAGGTAACTTCTTTTCATATCAAATAGGATATAGATCATTTATAGATAAACCTGGATTAACTGATGCTTTTTTAGCAGTTCATAGAATTGGTAAAAAATTATATACATTAGATAATAATGACAAACCTAAAAAATACTTTAATTATGGATTAGAAATATTACCAAGATTTTATGCTCCAAGTGGTGGAGCATCTGGATCTAGTGTTAGAACAAAAGATAACAAGTTATTAGCAGTATTTCACGCAGCAAATAATTCAGCAAAGACTGGATTAGCAGCTGTTTTTAGATCTCATGGTAAAGATTATAATAACTTATTTGGTAAATATAATCTAGGTCAGTATGATTTAATTTATGGTGGTGGAAAAGACCAAGTTGAAGGTAGATCATATAGAGAAGTTTTAAAACAGAAATATAAAGACAAAAACTTTAAATCTGCTTTATTTAAAGATGGTTTTGATAAAATACCTGATCAATTTCAATTTAAAAATAACTAGTAATAAACTTAATATCCTTTAGATTTTTATCTAAAGGATTTTTTTTATATTGAATTATTTAATAAATATAACTTGTAAAAAAATATAAATTTTAATTAAAAGTTACTAAAACTATTATGTTTTTAGTAACCTTTTTATAATGATATAATCAATATTGATATAGATTTTAAGGAGTTGAAAGTGTGCATTTTTTAAAGAAGAAGAAAAATAAAATTTTAACATTAGTATTAGTTGCTAGTTTAGCTACTTCTCTTTCTTTTGGTTCAGTAATTTATTATTCATTTTCTGATGCAAATATTTCATTTGATACATCATCAAATGGAATAACTGATGCTGAATTAGCTCCAATTAATAATGCAACAAATGATGCAGTAGTTTCAAATAGAGATAATAAATTAAAACCAAGCCCTAAAGAAGAAATTAGAAAAACTGATAGTACTGAAAAATTAGTAATACCTACTGTTAGAAAAGATGATAAAGTAACTGATGCTGCAAAACCTGAATTTAAACCAGAAATTAGAAAACCAGATAGTTCTAATATAAAACCAAGAGTAAGTAGATCAACAAGAACCATTGTAATTAGTGGTGTTGAAGTTGAAGCTGAAGTAGAAGGCCCACCTGGATTTCATGTTCATGAAGAAGATAAAAGAAGAGGAATTTCTAATCCTAAAAAACCTTATCAAAATCAATCGGTTGGAAAAATTCTTAATGTTAAAGTAACAGATGATTTAAGAAGAGGTGTTATTAAAGAATCATTAACTGGTGGAGAAGGTTATGATAGTGGGGCTGCTTTATTTAATAACAGTTTGTTTAACGTATTTGATAAAGATTTATCTAATACTAATGATGTAGAAAAAACTCTAGAAGAATTAGAAGCTGTTGCAAACCAGAACGCTTCAGTTTATGAAAATACTTTAGAACGTTATAAAAGATTATTAGATTCAGATAATGTTGTTAACTTTTTAAAAGAAGGTGCTAAAGAAAAATACGAAGAATTAAAACCAAAATTTAAAACAAACAAACAAAGATATATTTGATTAATTGCAAATTTAGATAAAAATAAATTTACAAAAATTGCTTCAACTTCAGAAAAATACTTAGCACAAGGTCTAACAATTTCACCAAGAAGTGCATTTATTAATGAAAAGGGTGAAATTGATTCAAATGGTTGAGGACCACCTAATGAATTTAATACTGTAACTTCAAGAATTCAAAATGATAATTCTAACTATAGAACTTTTAGTTATGATACTCCATATAATAGACCATCTGATTCTATTGAAAGTGGAAATTATCCTGGATGAACTAAAAAAGATGTGACAAGTACTTATACTAAGGATTATGGTTTTGAAGAAGGAAAAGGAATCACTATTAGTGAATTAACTAGAGATAAACCAACCACTGCTAAAGATAAAATTAATAAAGGATTAGTTTTAGAAATTGATGCTTCAAAAGATTATGCATATGGTAAAACTAAAGAATTAATTAAAAAATTTAAAGAAAAAAATCAAAAAATCACTTCTTATAGAATTAAAAATATGGGAGAAAAAGATTCAGCTCAAAACTTTATAGAAATTCTTTCTGAACTTCCAGAACATATTCCTCAATTAGAACTATTCTTTTCAGATAAAGCAACAAATACAGCTAGTTTAATCGCTTTAGAAAATAAAAAGATTGATGATTTATCATTATATACAAACGGTAATTCACTAAGAAGATCTTGATCATATAATCCACTTGCTTTAAAAAATACAGCTTGAATTAATACAATTGATTATAATGTTAGTGCTGAATATTCTAAACATGAAACAATAAGTACTAGAATTACTTTTAACACTTTAGCATTTGATGCAATTGACTATAAAACTGATGGAGATTATTCAAGAATTAATGATGGTTTAAGAATGGTTTATTATGCAAGAAACAATGAGCCATTTTTCCAAGGGGGATTTGGTCCTGGACTAAGTCCTGATAAATCATTAGGAGAAAATAGTTATCCAACAGGATTAGATTTTACAAGAATACCAAAAATTAGATCACTAAGAGGATTAAGATTTGATGATGAGTATAATTCATCAAATAGATCGAGAAAAATTACAGAATTAACTTTATATAATAATAGTTCAGGATTTGATATATCAGTTGAAGAACTAAATAATGCAAACTTAGAACATTTATCAACAGGGGAAGGAAATCCTGAAAAACCAAAAATTTATTTCAGTAATGGTAATCAAACAACAAGTATTAAAATAACTGGTAAAGGTACATTAAATGAATCTGGAAGATATTATCTAAGTAAATACTTTGAATATGGTGACAGTTTTAAAGGAAGACCACACCTAGTTGAAGTAGAATCTGGAGCTACTGAATTACAAAACCAATTAAGACAATGAGGATTTAATGTATCTGTATCTAATGGAAGAGAATTTACATAATAAAAGGAAGTAATATTTTATGAAACGTGTGAATAAATTATTAGTATTATTATCTTCAACAACTTTAGCATTACCCTTAACTTTATTAGTTGCTTGTACTTCAACAAAACAAGCACCAAAATCTATTGATGATGATGAGTTTTTAAAAGTAGTTGATTCTATTAAATCTGAAGAAGATCTTTTAAAATATGCTGATCTTAAGTTTAAAGATTCTAGAGGTTCTTATATTAGTAAAGAAAATGTTGTACCTAATCAGTTAGAAAAAAGCCAAATTGAAATTACTTTTAAAGATAAATATAAAGGTCAAATTAATTCAAAAATTGTAAATATAAATGTTGATAATTCTAATGGATTTGCAATTGTAAATGACGCAATAATTTTTGTAGAATTTGAAAATAACAAAACAGGTAAAAAACAGCCTATAAATTTTAAAATTACTGGATTAAATAAAAATAACACAGTTGATGCTTCTGGCAATAGACAAACTAATAGTCTTAAAGATTTTGGTGGTGCTGAAGGATTTAAAGCATACACTGAAATGAATCAAAAAGATAGATTTAAATTTGATAATAAAAAATATGTTGAAAAATTAGAAGGTCAAATTGGTCATGGTGAAAAACCTATTGATTTAAAATCGTATAGAGGATTAGATACAACTCAAGAAAATATTAAAAAATTTGATGAGAAGGCTAATAATAGTAATTTTGATACGTACTATAATGCTGCAATTAAAGGTTTTACTTTACCAGTTTATGATGAAAAAGGTTCAGTAAAAGGCTTACAAATTAATGATGGTCCTGAAGTTAATAAAGGACCTTCGGTTGTTGATTCACTAGGAAGAGATCAGTTTAAAACTAATGGTTTAGCTAGAACTATACCAAATGAAACATATAAAACCGCTGCTATTCAAACATTTCAAGTAGATTTTACTGGTTGAAAAGATTATGCTGCTGAAATTGAAGAAGCTGAAGATAATATTAAATTATTCAATTCCTGAAATGAACAACAAATTAAGAATTATCTTGATCAACAACTAAAACAATTAACGTTAAACTATGAAGATGAAACTAGACAAATAGACAAAAAACTTTCTGAAAATTCAACTGAATATGAAACAATAATAAAAAACTTAAACGATCAAAAAAATAAATTAAAAGAAGAATACGATAAAAAATATAAAGAAATATCTGAATTAACAAAAGAGAAATTAGTTGAATGACAAACAAAAGAAATTGAAGAATATAAGAAAAAAAGTAAAGAAAATAAATACCAAACTTCTGAATCTGGAACTATGTGAATAATGGATTATTTAAAAGAAGATAACAATAATAATCCAACAAAATTTTATTTTGGAACAAATTCACATGTTGCTAAAGCGATTAAAGATGATTTAGTTTCATTTTCTTTAACAAGAATTAATGACAATATAAAAGTAGGTCAAACATTTGACTTAAATGGATTTGATAAAAACTTTACAAAATTTTCATTTACTCCTAAAAATGGCAAAAAGATTAGTCAAGCAGTTAGCGCAATATTTCATGCAACTGATTTTATAAAACAAGATAGTAATCCTTTAAAACTACTTACAAATGGACAAGAAAAAACATATAAAGATGCAGGAATATATGCTGATTTTGCAGTTATTGAAATTGATTTTGACAAACTATTAAATGAAAGTGATTATTCTCGCTCTATTTGAAGTGAATCTAAAGATATTTCACACAATTATGAAAAAAATAAAGATAAATTAATTTCAGATATTACTAATAAATATGCAAGTAATACTGATAAGCAAGTTAAGTTTGTTTCTAACTCTTTATTAGAAAATGAAAATTATAATAAATTTGATAGACCTCTTGATTTTGATCCTAATAAACCTGAAGAAGTTAAAAAATATGAAGAATTAGAAAGTATTTATATTTTAGGATATCCAACCGCTAATGAAGATTATTATTTAGATCAATACGAAGATCATAAACAAATAGAAAGAAAAAGATACGATTTTTCACTATGAGTAAATAGTGAATATAAGTATTATAAAAAACTAAGCAAAAAAGAAGGAACAACTAGTTCATTTAATGAATATGAAACTAAAAAAGGAAACTTCTTTTCATATGAAATCGGGTATAGATCATTTATTGATAAACCTGGATTAACTGATGCTTTTTTAGCTGCACATAGAGTTGGTAGAAAATTATATTCATTACCTGTAGATAATAATGGTAAATCTAAAAAATACTTTAACTATGGTTTAGAATTTTTACCAAGATTTTATGCACCAGCTGGTGGAGCTAGTGGATCTAGTGTTAGAACAAAAGATAATAAATTATTAGCTGTATATCATGCATCTAATAATGTTGCAAAAACTGGATTAGCAGCTGCATTTAGATCAAATGGTTATGACTATAAAGAATTGTTTGGTAAGTATAACTTAGGACAATATGATCTAATTTATGGTGGTGGAAAAGATCAAGAAAAAGATAAATCTTATAGAGAAGTATTATTAAAGAAATATCCAGATAAGAAAAGTGCTTTGTTTGCTAGTGGATTTAAAGAAGATAATATTCCTGAAGAATTTAAATTCAAAACACAAGCCAAATAAATAAATAAATATTAATAAA
This genomic window from Mycoplasma mycoides subsp. capri contains:
- the mip gene encoding Ig-specific serine endopeptidase MIP, which gives rise to MKKINKLLMLISSSTLLIPLTLLVSCKSVNKKTSKPLSDNEFISLVQSINSEDDLLKYADIKYKDPSGDQITKESVLPTRLSNDDISIIFKDLYDKQISANVTNIKLKTTNNPFEVINEAIIFIEFKNTSTSKTKTNKIKFTGLNTKNTVDNSGHKVLDELAYFNGEAGYTNYTNLSQKERFKFDNDKYIKRLESEFGGSNIDIQKFRGLETNQDNINNFDKQAESSNFDTYYNAALKGFTLPVYKDGKVSGLKINDASETIKGPSPIDSLGRNQKAKTNGLARTIPNKTYKTAAIQTFQVSFKGWKDYAQEIAEAQYYIKLFEKWTDEQIKAYIDRQLWQLEQNLKYDLNLVEKDIATTRSDLTGVIAEHNKKKARIQSEFEQEKKKISALNKNGLVQWQKEEIEKYKKKKEEKIFQTSESGTMWIMDYINESNNKTPTKFYFGTNSHVAKAIKDDLVSVSLTRINSDINVGQTFNINSFDKNFTTFTFEAEHNNKISDAVTAIFHATDFINNDINPVNLLESSQKEKYKDAGIFADFAVIEIDFEKLLKTDNYKRSIWNEKTEISSKSPTNQDELIKMITNDYSNSEQKIQFESNSLLDQTFYNTFDRKLDFNHNKSEDIQKYKDLNSFYILGYPSSKEDHYLEKYYDQKQLDYQKYDFSLWVNSEYKYYKNIVKKEGYTSSFKDYELDKGNFLSYQIGYRSFIDKPGLTDAFLAAHRIGNDLYTLYDKDKKEVKRYFNYGLEILPRFYAPSGGASGSSVRTKDNKLIAVFHAANYVAKTGLAATFRSNGYDYKNLFGNYKLGQYDLIYGGGKDQISGRSYREVMQKLYKDKKSALFANGFNEIPESFKFNN
- a CDS encoding putative immunoglobulin-blocking virulence protein encodes the protein MYFVKKKKNKILVYALLASLITSLSFGSVIYYSFSDANISFETSSNGITDAELTPVNNATNDAIISNRDNKLKPSPEKIIKESEKQEPNKLIIPKKEEKEIKEVAKPEIKPEIIRPETLKPKPSPTRLKTKITINGVTVDAEIEAPPGFVVQPNDKRRNIANPTKPYQNHIVEKILSIEVTNELRNSVIKDSLSGGEGYDKGAGLFKNTLTNVISREIDENKGDIHKALESLEAISNQNSNFFNSSIERYKRLLDSDKVIEYLKPDAKVQYPKLKGEFKTKTQEYLWLIHNLDQSKFTKIASTSEKYLKEGLTISPRSAFINENGEIDSHGWGPPDAYNSVTSRLQRDNSTYRVFDYDQYYNRSSDRIENGTYPGWTKTDVTNEFTSSFGFKKGDGITISRLKRDKQTNVEGKINSGLVLELDVSNPTAYQKSKELIEKFKSNPEKITSYRIKNMGEISSDQKFIDILSALPDEIPQLELFFSDKATNTASLIALENKKIKELSLYTNGNSLKNSWSYNPLALRNTTWINTIDYNVSAEYPSNAKISTRITFNTLAFDQIDFKDNKYDRINDGLRMVYYARNNEPFFQGAYGPGLSPDQALGDNSYPTGLDFSRVKGIKSLKGLRFDDEYNSSNKPRKIAELTLFNDQNYFEISADELNDANLEHLSTGQNNPIKPKIKFSNGSDTVKIRITGTTITDQARQNLEKYFEYSDSLKANNKQIEVENTNSELANKLKGWGYNVSQASNKQFT
- the mip gene encoding Ig-specific serine endopeptidase MIP: MKKWNKLLTLLSLSSLALPLTLLVSCTPANKKAITKSINDKEFVDLINSIKTEDDLLKYADIKFKNSLGSYINKADVIPTKLEKNQIEITFKDQYKNQIDSEVVNVITNKSNGFATINETTLYVEFKNNKTNKTKSVNFKVTGLNKNNTYDASGNVISNGLDYFNGEAGYVSYTKKDQKQRFEFDNKKYVKALENQVNNGSTIDLKTYRNLDTKQEHKEKFDKLAKENNFDSYYNAAIKGFTLPVYNEKGEVSGLQINDAPEVNKGPSVIDSLGRDQFKTNGLARTIPNEVYKTAAIQTYQVTFNWWKDYSEEIEQAQEYIDLFTSWTEDQVKNYVDRQLHQLELNFKDDTREIEKQLKETPSDREGIIKTLNEQKDKIEAKYKKDLDKFNKLDKKGLIDWQQKEIEEYKKKKNQTTLRASESGTMWIMDYIDENNPTKFYFGTNSHVAKAIKDNLVSFSLTRLNSDISVGQTFNLNGFDKNFTKFVFEKNENGTKLNDAVSAIFHATDFIKDDSNPLKYLEQSQKEKYKEAGIFADFAVIEVDFSKLLNNSNYKYSIWSESKEISNQYQNKKEDLISLITNNYAKSNNKIQFESESLLDDNKYKTFDRKLDFNPNIDSEVKEYTDLNSLYILGYPIAVEDYYLDKYEDYKQLQNREYDYSLWVNSEYKYYKNLVKKEGTPSSFKEYETNKGNFFSYQIGYRSFIDKPGLTDAFLAVHRIGKKLYTLDNNDKPKKYFNYGLEILPRFYAPSGGASGSSVRTKDNKLLAVFHAANNSAKTGLAAVFRSHGKDYNNLFGKYNLGQYDLIYGGGKDQVEGRSYREVLKQKYKDKNFKSALFKDGFDKIPDQFQFKNN
- a CDS encoding putative immunoglobulin-blocking virulence protein, producing MHFLKKKKNKILTLVLVASLATSLSFGSVIYYSFSDANISFDTSSNGITDAELAPINNATNDAVVSNRDNKLKPSPKEEIRKTDSTEKLVIPTVRKDDKVTDAAKPEFKPEIRKPDSSNIKPRVSRSTRTIVISGVEVEAEVEGPPGFHVHEEDKRRGISNPKKPYQNQSVGKILNVKVTDDLRRGVIKESLTGGEGYDSGAALFNNSLFNVFDKDLSNTNDVEKTLEELEAVANQNASVYENTLERYKRLLDSDNVVNFLKEGAKEKYEELKPKFKTNKQRYIWLIANLDKNKFTKIASTSEKYLAQGLTISPRSAFINEKGEIDSNGWGPPNEFNTVTSRIQNDNSNYRTFSYDTPYNRPSDSIESGNYPGWTKKDVTSTYTKDYGFEEGKGITISELTRDKPTTAKDKINKGLVLEIDASKDYAYGKTKELIKKFKEKNQKITSYRIKNMGEKDSAQNFIEILSELPEHIPQLELFFSDKATNTASLIALENKKIDDLSLYTNGNSLRRSWSYNPLALKNTAWINTIDYNVSAEYSKHETISTRITFNTLAFDAIDYKTDGDYSRINDGLRMVYYARNNEPFFQGGFGPGLSPDKSLGENSYPTGLDFTRIPKIRSLRGLRFDDEYNSSNRSRKITELTLYNNSSGFDISVEELNNANLEHLSTGEGNPEKPKIYFSNGNQTTSIKITGKGTLNESGRYYLSKYFEYGDSFKGRPHLVEVESGATELQNQLRQWGFNVSVSNGREFT